Proteins encoded in a region of the Roseateles sp. SL47 genome:
- a CDS encoding tripartite tricarboxylate transporter substrate binding protein — protein MQRRDWLAAAAAALAGVVPRVHAQDRHAGFPTRPVVLICPWPAGGSSDAVMRAFGESLSRQLGVPVIVENRPGAGGTLGASAMVSAKPDGYTITQLPLGIYRLPHMQKMPFDPLKDIQHVIGLTGYTFGIVCTPDAPFRTLAEMVAWARARPGQLTYGHTGTGTTPHLAFEEFAHKAGFKTQDVPYKGSAEILQAILGGHVPVMCGTLEFAPQVKAGKLRFLATLGRERNRAFPDVPTVKESGWDTVIDSPFGIGAPRGTDPGVVRVLHDAFRRTLEDPKVLETLERYYQPVIYMNTEAYTQYAHRTFEAERATVERMGLAHRG, from the coding sequence ATGCAGCGCCGTGACTGGCTGGCGGCGGCGGCCGCCGCCCTGGCCGGGGTGGTGCCCCGGGTGCATGCGCAGGACCGGCATGCCGGGTTTCCGACCCGCCCGGTCGTTCTGATCTGCCCTTGGCCGGCCGGCGGTTCCAGTGATGCAGTGATGCGTGCCTTTGGCGAAAGCCTGTCCCGCCAGTTGGGCGTCCCGGTGATTGTTGAAAACCGGCCAGGCGCCGGCGGTACGCTGGGGGCTTCTGCCATGGTCAGCGCCAAACCGGACGGCTACACCATCACGCAGTTGCCGCTGGGGATTTATCGCCTGCCGCACATGCAGAAGATGCCGTTTGACCCGCTGAAGGACATCCAGCATGTGATTGGGCTGACCGGCTACACCTTTGGCATCGTCTGCACGCCGGATGCACCGTTCCGGACGCTGGCCGAGATGGTGGCCTGGGCCCGCGCCCGACCGGGTCAACTCACCTACGGCCACACCGGCACTGGCACCACGCCCCATCTCGCTTTTGAGGAGTTTGCCCACAAAGCGGGGTTCAAGACCCAGGATGTGCCGTACAAGGGTTCGGCGGAAATCCTTCAGGCGATTCTGGGGGGCCATGTGCCGGTGATGTGCGGCACGCTGGAGTTCGCCCCGCAGGTGAAGGCCGGCAAGCTGCGTTTCCTGGCCACGCTGGGCCGGGAGCGCAATCGCGCGTTTCCGGACGTGCCCACGGTGAAGGAGTCGGGCTGGGACACGGTCATCGACTCGCCGTTTGGCATCGGCGCGCCTCGTGGTACCGATCCCGGCGTGGTGCGGGTGCTGCATGACGCGTTCCGCCGGACGCTGGAAGATCCGAAGGTGCTGGAGACCCTGGAGCGCTACTACCAACCGGTGATCTATATGAATACCGAGGCCTACACCCAGTACGCGCACCGCACCTTTGAGGCCGAGCGCGCAACGGTGGAGCGGATGGGGCTGGCCCATCGGGGATGA
- the sbcB gene encoding exodeoxyribonuclease I has translation MHDLTFYWHDYETFGRVPRRDRPAQFAGIRTDAELNEIGEPLMVYCQPSFDSLPDPESCLLTGILPQTCAEQGIPEHQFAAAIHAELSQPGTVGLGYNTIRFDDEVTRFLFWRNLIDPYAREWQNDCGRWDLLDVVRCAYALRPEGIEWPRHEDGRPSFKLEHLTKANGLAHEAAHDALSDVRATIALARLIRQRQPRLWDFCLKLRRKEAVWQEIGSHRPFLHISGMYGVEKGCIALVWPLASHPTNKNELIVWDLAHDPRELLDLDADTIRQRLYTRQDELPDGVTRLPIKTVHVNKSPIVIASLKILSPEMAQRWGLDVTQGLAHAEWLAQRGGDLMSRWAEVFQRPASSGGVDVDEDLYGGFLGNEDRRAMERLRGLTPQALAERVGQGKVAFEDARIEELLFRYRARNWLDTLSEQEQARWQKHCIDRLHLGAGGSQTLGEFFDRIDALAEVAETQEDERAQEILAALYDWAEQIAPPAP, from the coding sequence ATGCATGACCTGACTTTTTACTGGCACGACTACGAGACCTTTGGCCGCGTGCCGCGCCGCGACCGTCCGGCCCAGTTTGCCGGCATCCGCACCGATGCGGAACTCAACGAGATCGGCGAGCCGCTGATGGTCTACTGCCAGCCGTCGTTCGACAGCCTGCCAGACCCCGAATCCTGCCTGCTGACCGGCATCCTGCCGCAGACCTGCGCCGAGCAAGGCATCCCGGAGCACCAATTCGCCGCCGCCATCCATGCCGAGCTGTCTCAGCCCGGCACGGTCGGGCTGGGCTACAACACCATCCGCTTTGACGATGAGGTGACCCGCTTCCTGTTCTGGCGCAACCTCATCGACCCCTATGCCCGCGAGTGGCAGAACGATTGCGGTCGCTGGGATCTCCTGGATGTTGTCCGCTGCGCCTATGCCCTGCGGCCGGAAGGCATTGAATGGCCCCGGCATGAAGACGGCCGCCCGTCGTTCAAGCTGGAACATCTGACCAAGGCCAACGGCCTGGCTCATGAAGCGGCGCACGATGCGCTCTCGGACGTCCGCGCCACCATTGCCCTGGCCCGCCTGATCCGACAGCGCCAGCCGCGCCTGTGGGACTTCTGCCTGAAGCTGCGCCGCAAGGAAGCGGTCTGGCAGGAAATCGGCTCGCATCGGCCTTTCCTGCACATCTCTGGCATGTATGGGGTGGAGAAGGGGTGTATTGCGCTGGTGTGGCCGCTGGCCTCGCATCCCACCAACAAGAATGAGCTGATCGTCTGGGATCTGGCCCATGACCCCCGTGAACTGCTGGATCTGGACGCCGACACCATCCGTCAACGGCTCTACACCCGTCAGGATGAACTGCCGGATGGGGTGACACGGCTGCCGATCAAGACGGTGCATGTCAACAAGTCGCCCATCGTCATTGCGTCGCTGAAGATCCTGTCGCCGGAGATGGCGCAGCGCTGGGGCCTGGACGTGACCCAGGGCCTGGCCCATGCCGAATGGCTGGCCCAGCGGGGCGGGGACCTGATGAGTCGTTGGGCCGAGGTGTTCCAACGGCCGGCGTCGTCCGGGGGGGTGGATGTGGACGAAGACCTGTATGGCGGCTTCCTGGGCAATGAGGACCGCCGCGCGATGGAGCGGCTGCGGGGTCTGACGCCACAGGCGCTGGCCGAGCGGGTGGGGCAGGGCAAGGTGGCGTTTGAGGATGCTCGGATCGAAGAGCTGCTGTTCCGTTATCGCGCCCGGAACTGGCTGGACACGCTCAGCGAGCAGGAACAGGCCCGTTGGCAGAAGCACTGCATCGACCGGTTGCACCTGGGGGCGGGGGGCAGCCAGACCCTGGGCGAATTCTTCGATCGCATTGATGCCCTGGCGGAAGTGGCGGAGACCCAGGAAGACGAGCGGGCCCAGGAGATTCTGGCCGCCCTGTACGACTGGGCGGAGCAGATCGCTCCCCCGGCGCCCTGA
- a CDS encoding GGDEF domain-containing protein: MQTPEAAGTPADHERVSARMRALLVRAPLAVAFTAGGRFEVASEQFNHLFGHGDDTDLSGSDISAVVVSEASHQALQARLGTAFGGGRPVDEEVEFVRRDGSRFWGRLQASPVHWEQPAGEAMWVVEDVSAARAQRLQPTWAAKHDVVTELANRREMERRLADHVGSRRHEPVSVLLVDVDKFSAVVQGMGTEVADHFLYGLGQMLVTKVRASDVVARLDADHFVVLLPDCDQHYAQIVAEKVRSAVAAFRLRWGLHRTRVKASVGVVQLQPSLDTVESVLAAAGLACAEAKAAGGDSVRVFVSNGSFEELAGA; this comes from the coding sequence ATGCAGACCCCCGAAGCCGCCGGCACGCCGGCTGACCATGAACGTGTCTCGGCCCGGATGCGGGCGCTGCTGGTGAGGGCGCCGCTGGCGGTGGCTTTCACGGCGGGCGGCCGATTCGAGGTGGCGAGCGAGCAGTTCAACCACTTGTTCGGCCACGGCGACGACACCGACCTGTCCGGGTCGGATATCAGCGCGGTGGTGGTGTCCGAAGCCTCCCATCAGGCCCTGCAGGCCCGGCTGGGCACAGCCTTCGGCGGCGGTCGCCCGGTGGATGAAGAGGTGGAATTCGTCCGACGTGACGGCTCCCGCTTCTGGGGGCGCCTGCAGGCCTCGCCGGTCCATTGGGAACAACCGGCCGGGGAGGCGATGTGGGTGGTGGAAGACGTCTCCGCCGCACGGGCCCAGCGCCTGCAACCCACCTGGGCCGCCAAGCATGATGTGGTGACCGAGCTGGCCAACCGCCGTGAAATGGAGCGCCGTCTGGCCGACCATGTGGGCAGCCGTCGGCATGAGCCGGTGTCGGTGCTGCTGGTGGATGTGGACAAGTTCAGCGCGGTGGTGCAGGGCATGGGCACGGAAGTGGCCGACCATTTCCTGTATGGCCTGGGCCAGATGCTGGTGACCAAGGTGCGGGCCTCCGACGTGGTGGCGCGCCTGGATGCCGACCATTTTGTGGTGCTGCTGCCGGATTGCGACCAGCACTATGCGCAGATCGTGGCGGAGAAGGTCCGGTCGGCGGTGGCGGCGTTCCGCCTGCGCTGGGGCCTGCACCGCACGCGGGTCAAGGCCAGCGTGGGGGTGGTACAGCTGCAGCCGTCGCTGGATACGGTGGAGTCGGTGTTGGCGGCGGCCGGGCTGGCCTGCGCCGAAGCCAAGGCAGCCGGGGGCGATAGTGTCCGGGTGTTTGTCTCCAACGGCTCTTTTGAGGAGCTGGCGGGGGCTTGA